The proteins below are encoded in one region of Terriglobia bacterium:
- a CDS encoding ABC transporter permease, giving the protein MLRSTWLIARMDLQFVLHTRLTLLWLFVMPIIFFYFIGTVTKDFGGGTIAQGEQLALRVEDGAGFLADQIAVRLQEGGYRIVRPQTAESFAEQPRRMVIPRGFTDKVVNGEKVVLRLQRKEAGLEQDYDKVRLARAVYTTLADLISTLEAGEEPSPEAFRRLKEAPRSVTLDVQPAGKRRLIPTGFEQAIPGIMVMFTLTVLLTSGAITLVVERRKGLLRRLASTPIPRGAILLGKWTGKMALACVQITFAMIAGTVIFSMRWGPALPMILLVMLGWAALCASLGLLLGNLARTEGQASAIGVLAGMVLAAVGGCWWPIEITPRWMQTLAACLPTGWAMGALHKLISFQAGWTSALPHVIAMLTAALVLGWLGARLLRFE; this is encoded by the coding sequence ATGTTGCGCAGCACATGGCTGATCGCCAGGATGGACCTGCAGTTCGTGCTGCACACCCGCTTGACACTCCTCTGGCTTTTCGTGATGCCCATCATTTTCTTTTACTTCATCGGCACGGTCACGAAGGATTTTGGCGGCGGCACGATCGCACAGGGCGAGCAGTTGGCGCTCCGGGTGGAAGATGGCGCCGGGTTTCTCGCCGATCAAATAGCCGTTCGCCTGCAGGAAGGCGGTTACCGTATCGTCAGGCCGCAGACGGCGGAGAGTTTTGCGGAGCAGCCGCGTCGCATGGTCATCCCCCGAGGTTTTACGGACAAGGTGGTCAACGGAGAGAAGGTTGTTCTGCGTCTTCAGCGCAAGGAAGCGGGCCTGGAGCAGGACTACGACAAGGTCCGACTCGCGCGTGCCGTCTATACGACGCTGGCGGATCTGATCAGCACCTTAGAGGCGGGAGAGGAGCCGAGCCCCGAAGCTTTTCGCAGGCTGAAGGAGGCTCCCCGTTCCGTGACATTGGACGTCCAGCCGGCAGGAAAGCGCCGGCTGATACCGACCGGATTCGAGCAGGCCATTCCCGGAATCATGGTAATGTTTACCCTCACCGTGTTGTTGACCAGCGGCGCCATTACCCTTGTCGTCGAGCGCAGGAAGGGGCTTCTGCGGCGGCTCGCCTCGACGCCGATTCCGCGCGGCGCCATCCTGCTAGGCAAATGGACAGGCAAGATGGCGTTGGCGTGCGTTCAAATCACCTTCGCCATGATTGCAGGGACGGTGATCTTCTCGATGAGATGGGGACCTGCACTGCCGATGATTCTCCTCGTGATGCTTGGCTGGGCAGCCCTCTGCGCGTCCCTTGGCCTGCTTCTGGGAAACCTGGCGCGTACGGAAGGACAAGCGAGCGCGATCGGCGTGCTGGCGGGCATGGTGCTCGCCGCTGTGGGCGGATGCTGGTGGCCGATCGAGATTACGCCGCGGTGGATGCAGACACTGGCAGCCTGCCTGCCGACCGGTTGGGCCATGGGCGCGCTGCACAAATTGATCAGCTTTCAGGCGGGTTGGACCAGCGCGCTCCCTCATGTGATCGCGATGTTGACCGCCGCGTTGGTGCTTGGGTGGCTGGGAGCCCGCCTGCTCCGTTTCGAGTAG
- a CDS encoding molybdopterin molybdotransferase MoeA, protein MDLISIEEAYGLVLESLPPPRVERVHFQSALNRVLAEDLVASMDIPPFHRAAMDGYAVRAADVRSVPAALKLVGEVRAGREASAAIDPGQAMAITTGAAVPAGADAVQMLEHAQPAADGRSVTILQPVEPGQNVVPRGLEAATGETVLDAGRMLGPAEIAVLATFGCTQVAVWSRPRVALLATGDELVEVEETPHGGQIRNSNAYSLTAQLRCLGIEPEYLGIAWDQPAELRRKVVEGLARDVIIISGGASVGPYDLVKTIFEELEITILFSRVAVRPGKPTIFARKGDKLVFGLPGNPVSSLVSFENFVRPILGRMCGLPRPDLTRIAGELSSPMKQMPGRTAFLPALVSCEGGEWKVDPLPWRGSGDIIGFSRSNALVIFPGNRDMLARGERVEALLLPDFFLRRR, encoded by the coding sequence ATGGATCTAATAAGCATTGAGGAGGCGTACGGGCTGGTGCTCGAAAGCCTGCCTCCCCCCCGCGTGGAGCGAGTCCATTTCCAGTCAGCGCTGAACCGCGTGCTGGCGGAGGATCTGGTCGCGAGCATGGACATACCTCCATTTCATCGCGCCGCAATGGATGGCTATGCCGTGCGCGCAGCAGATGTCAGGAGCGTCCCGGCCGCTCTGAAACTCGTCGGTGAGGTGCGTGCCGGCCGCGAAGCTTCAGCGGCGATCGACCCGGGCCAGGCAATGGCGATCACGACCGGGGCGGCGGTTCCGGCCGGGGCCGATGCCGTGCAGATGCTCGAACACGCCCAGCCGGCTGCAGACGGACGGAGCGTCACCATCCTTCAGCCCGTTGAGCCGGGCCAGAATGTCGTGCCGCGGGGTTTGGAGGCGGCAACCGGTGAGACTGTGCTCGATGCCGGCCGCATGCTCGGCCCGGCAGAAATCGCCGTACTGGCGACCTTCGGCTGCACCCAGGTTGCCGTCTGGAGCCGGCCACGGGTTGCCCTGCTGGCGACGGGCGACGAGTTGGTCGAGGTCGAGGAGACTCCTCACGGCGGACAGATCCGCAACTCCAATGCCTACTCCCTGACGGCTCAACTCCGCTGCCTGGGAATCGAGCCCGAGTATCTGGGCATCGCCTGGGACCAGCCGGCAGAGTTGCGCCGAAAGGTGGTGGAAGGCCTCGCTAGAGACGTGATCATCATCTCGGGCGGGGCTTCCGTCGGTCCCTATGATCTCGTCAAGACCATCTTCGAAGAGCTGGAGATCACAATCCTCTTTTCCCGGGTGGCTGTAAGGCCGGGCAAGCCAACGATCTTTGCACGCAAGGGAGACAAGCTCGTCTTCGGTTTGCCGGGTAATCCGGTTTCGTCCCTGGTATCATTCGAGAACTTCGTGCGCCCGATTCTCGGACGCATGTGCGGCCTGCCCAGACCGGACCTGACGCGCATTGCCGGAGAGCTTTCGAGCCCGATGAAACAGATGCCGGGAAGAACGGCCTTCTTGCCCGCCCTGGTATCCTGCGAAGGCGGCGAGTGGAAGGTGGACCCGCTTCCCTGGAGAGGTTCCGGCGATATCATCGGCTTTTCACGCTCCAATGCACTGGTCATTTTCCCCGGCAACCGCGACATGCTGGCTCGCGGAGAAAGGGTCGAGGCCCTGCTTTTGCCGGACTTTTTCCTGCGGAGGCGCTAG
- the moaC gene encoding cyclic pyranopterin monophosphate synthase MoaC → MHDPKLSHVNSEGAARMVDVSEKPVTRRQAIAESYVKLSRQTMALITEGSLPKGDALGTARLAGIMAAKRTPDLVPLCHPLLLTHVDVRTEVRDAGVRFEASISAAGQTGVEMEALTAASVAALTLYDMVKAVEKGATIERIRLLEKSGGKSGAFRRKRVRPAKYTK, encoded by the coding sequence ATGCACGACCCGAAGCTCTCGCATGTCAATTCCGAAGGAGCGGCGCGCATGGTTGATGTCTCCGAAAAGCCCGTAACCCGGCGCCAGGCGATCGCAGAGTCCTATGTGAAACTCTCGCGCCAGACCATGGCGCTTATCACGGAGGGCAGCTTGCCGAAGGGAGATGCGCTGGGGACCGCCCGTCTTGCAGGAATCATGGCGGCGAAACGAACCCCCGATTTGGTGCCGCTGTGCCATCCTCTGCTCCTGACTCATGTGGATGTCCGGACGGAAGTACGTGATGCCGGTGTGAGATTTGAAGCAAGCATCTCAGCCGCCGGCCAGACGGGTGTCGAGATGGAGGCGCTCACCGCCGCTTCTGTGGCTGCGCTCACGCTCTATGACATGGTCAAGGCCGTGGAAAAGGGCGCGACGATCGAGAGAATCCGGCTGCTGGAAAAATCCGGCGGCAAGAGCGGCGCATTCCGCCGCAAGCGGGTCCGACCGGCCAAATACACGAAGTGA
- a CDS encoding zinc ribbon domain-containing protein, producing MPIYEYSCLGCKRKMSFLVLTPSSFQPVCKFCRGTNLEQLYSRFSSPKSEEQRLESLADPSSLGGLDENDPASVARWMKKMGKEMGEDVGEDFDQIAEEAAQEVASGKAGEDESAGPGPSDDL from the coding sequence ATGCCGATCTACGAATATTCCTGTCTCGGCTGCAAACGCAAGATGAGCTTCCTGGTGCTGACGCCGTCCTCGTTTCAGCCTGTCTGCAAGTTTTGCAGGGGCACGAACCTGGAGCAGCTGTACTCGCGCTTTTCTTCGCCGAAATCCGAGGAACAACGTCTGGAATCCCTGGCCGATCCATCGAGCCTGGGCGGTCTGGATGAGAACGATCCTGCCAGCGTCGCCCGCTGGATGAAGAAAATGGGTAAAGAGATGGGCGAGGATGTGGGGGAAGATTTCGACCAGATTGCGGAAGAGGCGGCACAGGAAGTTGCTTCCGGCAAGGCAGGCGAGGACGAATCCGCAGGCCCGGGTCCCTCCGACGACTTGTGA
- a CDS encoding AAA family ATPase, producing MNLQQYKVSPEQLRWRCDCSAFPFGTTADIPPLKGLVEQERPIRAIRFGLGIASPGYNIYVSGLTGTGKTTVIKQFLDDIACTMPTPDDWCFVYNFRSPNSPTVLNMPAGGAKILKAGMDELVLHLKTDIPKAFESKEYEQSVHALIHENQNLQQEMFNQLSEKARTQGFSLEISKMGVSVVPIIDGNPVGPEQFEALDEATKNDIETRREALQQEINAFLRQVRDINKSSRDRVNELNRRVGMYVVGMKIESLKEQHAQLPRVTAYLDDVQDYILSHLDDFTEDSQKQESSPTAKLSLEPPADPFVKYRVNIVVDNTDVQGAPVVIETNPTYYNIFGRMDRWTQLGTLQTDFTMIQAGAYMKANGGFLVVNAHDVLLNFGVWETLKRTVKNKEVRIEDLSVQYGLVPVAGMRPNPIPTNVKVIMIGNQMIYHLLYEMDEDFRKIFKVKADFDSQMDRSTKSLQSYASFISNRCHHENLLHFDPTGVAEVIEYGARLVDDQEKLSSRFSDVADIVREASFWAAQDRREIVSADHVRRAIEEKYFRSSLVEERLREFITEGTIMVDVTGEAVGQVNGLAVIDLGDIRFGKPSRITAKTFVGKSGVLDIERESKMSGKIYEKGVLILGGYLGASFAQERPLSLSASICFEQSYEGVDGDSASSTELYALLSSLSNAPIRQGIAVTGSVNQHGMIQPIGGVNQKIEGFYDVCKAKGLTGDQGVMIPIQNIKNLMLRPDVVEAVKQGKFHLYAVRSINEGIEILTGLPAGVKVNGCYPEGTINQRVEQRLKDFAEGLKKFTEADSEKEKDAK from the coding sequence TACCATGCCCACGCCCGACGACTGGTGTTTCGTTTACAACTTCCGCAGCCCCAATTCCCCTACCGTCCTGAACATGCCGGCCGGCGGAGCCAAAATACTCAAGGCCGGAATGGACGAACTCGTGCTTCACTTGAAAACCGACATTCCTAAGGCTTTCGAGAGCAAAGAGTACGAACAGAGCGTGCACGCCCTGATCCATGAGAACCAGAACCTGCAGCAGGAAATGTTCAACCAGCTTTCGGAGAAGGCCCGCACGCAGGGGTTTTCTCTGGAAATCTCGAAAATGGGCGTTTCGGTCGTTCCCATCATCGACGGCAATCCTGTCGGCCCGGAGCAGTTCGAAGCGCTCGATGAGGCAACCAAGAATGATATCGAGACGAGGCGTGAAGCACTGCAGCAGGAGATCAACGCCTTTCTGCGCCAGGTGCGAGACATCAATAAATCGAGCCGCGACCGTGTCAACGAGCTCAACAGGCGTGTCGGCATGTATGTCGTGGGAATGAAAATCGAAAGCCTTAAGGAGCAGCACGCTCAGTTACCCAGGGTCACTGCCTATCTGGACGACGTCCAGGACTATATTCTGTCCCATCTGGATGATTTCACGGAGGATAGTCAGAAGCAAGAATCTTCCCCCACTGCGAAGCTGAGCCTCGAGCCGCCGGCAGACCCGTTCGTTAAGTATCGGGTGAACATCGTCGTGGACAACACCGACGTCCAAGGGGCGCCTGTCGTCATTGAAACCAATCCCACCTACTACAACATTTTTGGCCGCATGGACCGCTGGACTCAACTGGGCACCCTTCAGACAGATTTCACCATGATACAGGCCGGCGCCTACATGAAGGCGAATGGGGGATTTCTCGTCGTCAATGCCCACGACGTTCTGTTGAACTTCGGCGTGTGGGAAACCCTGAAGCGCACGGTGAAGAACAAGGAAGTCCGCATCGAAGACCTGAGCGTGCAGTATGGCCTGGTGCCGGTTGCGGGAATGCGTCCGAACCCGATTCCGACCAATGTCAAGGTCATCATGATCGGCAACCAGATGATCTATCACCTCCTGTATGAGATGGACGAGGATTTCCGCAAGATTTTCAAGGTGAAGGCGGACTTCGACTCCCAGATGGACCGAAGCACGAAGTCGTTGCAGAGCTACGCTTCCTTCATCAGCAACCGTTGCCATCATGAGAACCTGCTCCACTTCGATCCGACCGGCGTTGCCGAGGTCATCGAGTACGGCGCACGCCTGGTGGATGATCAGGAAAAGCTTTCCTCGCGGTTCAGCGACGTCGCCGACATTGTGAGGGAAGCGAGCTTCTGGGCGGCCCAGGACCGGCGGGAGATCGTTTCGGCCGATCATGTGCGCCGGGCCATTGAGGAAAAATATTTCCGCTCCAGCCTCGTCGAGGAACGCCTCCGGGAGTTTATCACCGAAGGAACGATCATGGTGGACGTGACCGGGGAAGCCGTCGGGCAGGTGAATGGACTTGCGGTGATCGACCTCGGCGACATCCGCTTCGGCAAGCCTTCGCGCATCACGGCGAAAACATTTGTGGGCAAGAGTGGGGTTCTGGATATCGAGCGGGAGTCGAAGATGAGCGGGAAAATCTACGAAAAGGGGGTGCTGATCCTCGGCGGGTATCTCGGTGCCAGCTTTGCCCAGGAACGGCCGCTGTCGCTCTCGGCGAGCATCTGCTTTGAGCAGTCTTATGAAGGCGTCGACGGCGATAGTGCTTCATCGACGGAACTCTATGCGCTGCTCTCGAGCCTGTCGAACGCTCCCATCAGGCAGGGCATTGCGGTGACAGGCTCGGTCAACCAGCACGGCATGATCCAGCCCATAGGAGGGGTGAACCAGAAGATCGAGGGATTCTACGACGTCTGCAAGGCCAAAGGGCTGACCGGAGACCAGGGTGTCATGATCCCGATCCAGAACATCAAAAACCTCATGTTGCGCCCGGATGTGGTAGAAGCTGTGAAGCAGGGAAAGTTCCACCTCTATGCCGTGCGCTCGATCAACGAAGGCATCGAGATCCTCACCGGTTTGCCCGCAGGGGTCAAGGTCAACGGTTGCTATCCGGAAGGCACCATCAACCAACGTGTAGAGCAGCGGCTGAAGGATTTCGCGGAGGGACTGAAAAAATTCACCGAAGCGGACAGCGAAAAAGAGAAAGACGCAAAATAG